Genomic window (Cucumis sativus cultivar 9930 chromosome 2, Cucumber_9930_V3, whole genome shotgun sequence):
TTCTTTTGTCATTGTATAAGTTTCTATATTGAAATCACAAGAGAATGTTTCCATCTGAAAATATCTAATGGTAACTTTTGACATCTTTAGAGTGTTGTTGAGATGATAAAAGAGCATTTTGGGCATATACAATCTGCATGTGAACCTCCCCATGTACCAACGTTTCCTATTCCATCACGTGAAGAGCCACGTTTTTCCTGTTTTGTTGAATCTGAAGCAGCTGGGGTTAGTTCACCATTAAACCATGATTTTATTCCTGCAGAACTACGAGCTCAATAATTTGTCATctgaaataatttattaattcttttttttccttggtCATTTAATAGTCAGCTGTTATGATTAGCTACAAAATGCCAGCAGACGAGCTGAAGACAGTGAGAGACTACAGAAATTTACTTGTAGAATCCATGTTCCTTCAGGCACTAAATCaaagatttttcaaaatatctcGTGGCAAGGAtcctccatttttttcatGCTCAGCTGCAGCAGATCCTGTTGTTCTTCCACTGAAAGCTTTTATAATGAGCTCATCCTGTAAGGAAAAAGGAACTGTGAAGGCACTGGAATCTATGCTGACTGAGGTGAGACTGGTGCTCTGACTTAAACTTCAACATCTTCCTCTTTTggtattatatttttcatatgatAGTATATACTTTCAATGACCCATGTGGCCACGTCCCATTATGCTTTAGGTTGCAAGAGTACGACTGCATGGGTTTTCAGAACGTGAAATATCTATCGTTCGAGCTCTACTGATGTCAGAGATTGAATCTGCCTATTTGGAACGTGATCAGATGCAATCAACAAATTTGCGAGATGAATATTTGCAGGTTCCTTCATGATGAGATTTGGTGTATGTTAATACATATATCATTACTCTGTTTAATGTAGTTATCTTGTTTCTTTGAGCAGCATTTTCTACGGAACGAACCTGTGGTTGGGATTGAGTATGAGGCCCAGCTTCAAAAAACTCTTCTACCTCGTTAGTGTTCTTTTTTCCTTGGTAAAATCTAATGATGTATTATATACTACAAACTTCAATTTCTCTGGCATATTACTTTTGCTCACAGATATATCAGCAACAGAAGTATCCAAGTATTCAGCCAAGTTAACATCATTGTGCAGCTGTGTCATCAAGATAATAGAGCCCCGTGCTTCTGCAACCattgatgatttaaaaaatgttgtcatGAATATCACCTGTcttgagaaagagagaggCATTACTCCTTGGGATGAAGAAAACATCCCCGAGGAAATTGTCAGTACCATGCCAAATCCAGGGTAATTTATAATTCCTATAACTTCTCTGCATTGTGTATGTTGAAACATTAAAATCTGAAGAGCCTTGGTTCCCACATCCTTACTGTTTTATGAAACTCAATAGAACTATGTTTGAATAACTATTGTTTGAAGTTCCCTTTTTTTCACGACAGCTAATGAAATGGTTAATCTTTCCAAGTCCATTAATAATGTTTTCAAGTTATTCAATAACATTAGATTTGTTTGATATTCAATGGTAGttcataaaaagaattttaggCAGAGACTAATACAAATTGAGTGAAAGGAGTCACtcgattaaaaaaaaaaagaagaatattgcATTTTATtcgttttgtttaatttcttgtgCCAAACTCCTCACTTCACTTTGTGAAGTTTTGCTAACTACACTGTTGTAATATTGTTTCAGGAATATTGTGCAGCAGAAAGAATATCCAAATATTGGCGCTACTGAAATATTTCTATCCAATGGCATGCGAGTGTGCTACAAGTGTACAGACTTTCTTGATGATCAGGTGACttgtttatttgatattgtaaTTTCTGCTGCTAGTTTTATTAGCTGTCAACCAATGaatcttaatttaatatttgctGATGACATCACATCCAATCTTGACATGaaaaaatttcttcctaaCACCCGAGGTGTAAAAAGATCGAGGAGTAATTCGCTTGCCCTATTTAGTTCAGAACATATATCATCTTAGAAGGTTATATCATGCTTGAAGAGATTGTGAAACATGAAAATCAGCATTCTGTTTTTACTTCTGTTCTTTCACAAATCTGTTAAAATTACTTCTCATATGCAATGGTCAATTAGATCTGAATAGGTCATCTTCTAAGTTTCTCCACTACGTCtatataacttaattttatcttAACAGGTAATATTTACAGGGTTCTCTTATGGGGCCTTATCTGAACTTCCAGAGAGAGAGTATAGTTCTTGCTCCATGGGTTCAACCATTGCTGGAGAAATTGGAGTGTTTGGTTATCGACCTTCTGTACTGATGGATATACTGGCCGGTAAGAGAGCGGAAGTTGGTACAAAGCTTGGAGCCTATATGAGAACCTTTTCCGGTGATTGTTCACCGTCGGATCTGGAAACTGCCCTGCAGGTTTGTTTCCTGTTTTCACCAAATTAAGTAACTCCAGTTCTCCAATCTCCTTTACGTGTTATATAGCCTTTGAACGAAAGAACACAATAAAATATTCGTTCCAAAACAACATGGTATGATTATGCATTATCCCCCTGGATTTCCTCTATCAGTGATTTGATGGTCTATACAACTTACTGTGCTTTCTTTTAACCTGATTTTCCAAGAAAAGCATTCGTGATGCTATTCTGTTTTTCCTTTATCATGTGGGTTTTGAAGTAATTGACCTAAGATGACGTTGTGCCTCCTGCTTGTGCATGGACGCGTCTCCAAgtctttttcttgatttcagtTCTGGGCCACCTGTTTCTTATTCCATTCTCACcgttctttgtttttatgtttattgtttGTCATGCATATGGCATACAGCTAATTGCAGTTTATGAGGTAGTCCCACTACTAATACCCTATATTATTGTCTAATGACTGtgataataataagtaaaaataaaaataaaaaaataaaataaaactgcTTTAACGTGAACAAATAATCTTTTATGAAGGATTCAGTCAATGTTCAAGCAGCATACATagatgtaatttaattttaatgtacTTTCAGACATTGATTATAAGGGTTTTTCCCATTATAGACCATTTccttacattttgttttaccCGCAGTGACCACATTCTGTTTCTCTGCAGCTTGTTTATCAATTATTCACGACAAATGTGATACCAGGGGAAGAGGATGTCAAAATTGTAATGCAAATGGCGGAAGAAGCTGTTCGTGCTCAGGAGAGGGATCCTTATACTGCATTTGCAAACCGTGTGAAGGAGCTTAATTATGGAAACTCCTACTTTTTTAGGGTATGCTCGTTATAATGcttctaaatttattattactattactactactactactactttTCCATAATctaaacttttcatttcttattctAAAGCCAATTAGGTTAAGTGACCTTAAGAAAGTTAATCCACAAAGGGCCTGTGAATATTTCAACAAGTGTTTCAGAGATCCTTCCAATTTTACTGTTGTAGTTGTTGGGAATATTAATCCTTCAATAGCACTTCCTTTAATACAGCAGTATTTGGTAAGTGTAACTTTACATTGTCTGCTTATGCACAGCAAAGCTACCTTGGTCGTCACTGATATTTAAGGTTTTGATTTCCTTGAGCAGGGTGGAATACCAAAACCTCCTGAACCTATTATGAACTTCAATCGCGATGACCTAAAAGGCTTGCCATTCAAGTTTCCTACAAGCATAGTTCGGTATAGTGCAGTAGACCTTGTATTCAACTGAATGATAATAGAAAAAGCATGTTTACCTAGTGCGTGATATTATTCATCAGGGGAGCGTagtgaaaacaaaactaaaagaattaCGTCtcattctttgtttttcatctgctggatttcttttctttctttctttcctccATTCCTTCCTTCTGTGTTTACCTCCATATGTTGTTAGTTAATGTGTCGAGAATGAATTTGCATATTCTTTTCCGATTCATACATTTGTTACATTTGTTTGGGACTTCCCTTTCTTTAAGCATGTTTAATGTTCTTGCACTTTAGAGAAGTGGTATATAGCCCGATGGTTGAAGCCCAATGTTCAGTTCAGCTATGCTTTCCAGTGGAGCTTACTAATGGAACCATggtatttctctctctttaattGTCAATTGGAAGGGTAGACTGTAAATTAAGTGTcatgtttgtactttttcttCATGATTCAGAATAtaaaatcagaaaaaaaattgcaggTTGAGGAAATTCATTACGTAGGGTTTTTGAGCAAATTGCTTGAGACTAGAATGATACAAGTTCTGCGTTTCAAGCATGGGCAGGTGTGTGTATTTTGGAAGTTTTCTGAGTATTTGTTTTCTGTTAATCATTTGCTCATGGGTGCTTCTCTGTTCTAGATCTATTCTGCTGGTGTTTCAGTATTTCTTGGAGGTAACAAACCTTCAAGAATTGGTCCTGTTCGTGGTGATATTAGCATAAACTTTTCTTGTGACCCAGAAATCTCATCGAAGCTGGTATATACATTATCACAATCAACCTTTTACTTTATTTCCATTAGCAAATTCAGCTGACGCATTTTTGTGATCCTGAAATTTTAATAGGTTGATCTTgcattgaatgaaatattacgTCTTCAAGAAGAAGGGCCAACGGATCAAGATGTTTCATCTATCCTAGAGATTGAACAGAGGGCTCATGAAAATGGACTGCAGGTTAGTTTTCGTTTATAAACGTACTTTTATTTCATGAAGAGTATCCTGCAAATAGTTTCACTTCAAAGATATCTTTAACACCTCTCCTCATCACTTGTTTTCCTCACATACGCACATACAATGTTCCAACCATCAAATTTTTAGCAACATCTCTTTTAGACTTCttagtatttattttgttaatgatTTATGGGGAGGGAAGCCTGGGTGCCACTGGCACATGTGGCATTCTCCAGTTGGAAAAAAACTTCGtcttcaaatgaaaaaatatgtcTACTTGCTCATGCTTCAACGTGTTGTTTATGTTTACCCTTACCAAGAGTGCAGTCAGAAATCTTGTGATCCGTCGTGTTGTCGACATCCATAAAGAATATGAGCTGGTTTTCAGTTGTTCGTAGTCTATATTTTACTGTTCTTGTACACGACCAGTTTACTGATTTCTGGTTTTCATTTCCAGGAGAATTATTACTGGCTGGACAGGATTTTACGCAGCTACCAGTCAAGGATATACTCGGGTGATGTTGGATCATCTTTTGAGGTTAGTGTCACTTAATGAGTTTTTCTCtccacttttttcttcatcaataCATCAAGTTGTTTAAAATATCTAAGAAACGTGGCTTTCTCCacttgttatttatttatttatttatcagtTAAGTTCTCAATGAAGCATTTGAGTTTTCTTGCaaagttatttaaaagatCTATGAAATGTGGCCATCAAATGTAAACATTATATCTATcttaagaattaagaaaacaTGGTTAGTTTCACTTTCACCGGGCAATGCCTTGGAATGCTAACTGTATAGGTAAATATGAACTTTGATTTTCTCCGAAGAGAGATAAATTGGTATCACTTTTTCCCATCATTTTTTGTAAATCGTTCTCATTTTAAAGCAGATTCAGGATGAGGGACGTTTGAATGTCAGAAATTCATTGACACCATTGACAGCACAGTTGGCACTACAGAGGATACTTCCATTTCCTTGCACAAAACAGTACACTGCAGTAATTCTATTGCCAGCATCCTATCGGTTCAGGAAACTGAAATCATTCTTACGACTTGGTCTATCAAATCCTGGAAGAGACTCAAAGGTTAGTTTCATTCCAGTGCTTGTTATTCGCTGAGTTCATGTCATAACGCCATACGATTCTTGTTGTGGCAGAAAACGCAGTGTTTGAAGAGTTTAGGCCATGtatccattttgttttttttaaaatgtacttGGTCTTATCACCATTCTTTTAGAgtgaattttcatttttttgtatggAAACATTTGAATTCATAGCATAGTCAAATtacgaaaacaaaaaaaaaagtcttcaAAATTTGGCTTAAAATGTAGGTGGTCATAGAATTTAtaagtttcattttcaaaatcaaatggCCGTCCAACAAACCTAAACCGTTGAactttctattttgatttgatatatGTACACAATCCTTTCGTATATCTAAATGAAAGTTTTGGCTTAAAACAAAACCTTTATGATTTCTTGATCTTGTACGCAATTATTAGAGCTTTCTGCCCTTCGTTGCAATCactgttgttttttttcttttttttccttttaaatctTTGTGAAATTCCAACCTTAGCAGATACGTTTCacaatttttgttgtattacTTTCAAAGAATTACATATAGGCGCTCTTTTTCTTTGGCTGAGCAGATTTTAGTCGGCCTAGCCAGTGTAGCAGTTTTGACTTTCAGCTTATGGAGATATTGGAGTACTAACAAATCCTAGGTTAAATTCATTGCGCTTTGGGTTGTATCAAGTTACATTCTTCCCGTACATATTGTGATGAATTGTTGAGAATGAGGGACATCAACGGAGCTAAAATTGTACAAATGGAGGTTCCAGATATCTTCGGCTAGAAGTGTAATTTACGGCATCACCATTCACCGCTGACTTAGAAGACACAAGAGCTGATATTATCCAATATCTCTGTGGAAGAAATTATTGTAATAGATTGGAGAGGCAATGGCCAGACTCATAATTACCTGCAACATTTGGAGATTCTTTCAAGTTGGGGTCTTCATTTGCTTCTTGTTTAACCCATTCATTTCTTCGACTGGAGGTTTCTCATCTGTCTTTACATTTGTTATAGATTTGGACATAGTTTGTTTTCTCTCATCTTTGTATTTCTACTTCTCTAGACTTTACCTAGTTACGGAGCTTTCCATAGAGATGCATCTTTACCTAGTTGAACCTGTTTAGATTGACAACCATTTGATCCTCTctattgttgattttgtttcacCTTTTCTTCCTTGATAAGTGAAAACAATAGTAGaaatgagtattttttttttagaaatggaGATGATTTGCTGTtgttagataataaaatattaaaaaaaaaaaattaactcaaGTTGATTTCCTACCTACTAATAATTAGTTCAACCACGTATTTTATTTATCcttcaaattgattttttaactCAAGTTGATTTCCAAAAATATTGTACCTTTGTTTTGCAAATAAAACATGGCAGTGGATGTTAGAATGACTTAGCCAAACTCACTTCAGCCTGTccaaattatcttttttgtttttttaatctagTGTTTAACATTTTCAGATAGTGGTATCGTAATGTATATTCTTCTATTTGAGTTCAACACATGGAGAGTAGAAACTCGATATTATCCcaacaataaatatttgaaagaaaaaaaagtgttaccTATACAGTTCTAAAATAGCTCTCTATTATagttatcaaaattaaaaagggtgttttcaaatactctacaatcaatcaaaatatatataagatatagttatcaaaattaaaaagggtattttcaaatagtctacaatcaatcaaaatatatatgatataatgaAAGACTTCTATCAAACGTAAAATCTGATTTTGAGcagttttacaatttttaatcattaccaaaatttaaaatatgctTAAATGGGCCCATTTGGATTCATTCCCCCGACGCATTGTCACATTCATCGGTCCATCTGCAGGCCCAAATGGAGAAATTTTTATGTGGGCTTTTGCCAAACGAAATATAGGCGGTTGGCCCAATAAGAAGCCCGCGATAATTTAAAACCTTATATAAATTCAGCATTAGGGTTTTCTCCTGCCCCTGAAGATCATCTCTTTCCTCGGAGGCCAATCTTCGCGTAGCTCAACTCCAGGTCTCTACTTGTCAACTCTCAATGTCTCTTCTCAATTATTAGTTCTGTACTTCGTTTTCCAATTCTTGAAGCTctgaaatttggaaaaatcGTTAACATTTTTGCTTTTGATTaccgtttttgtttttgcattGATCGCCTTACCCACTTCCTCACATTTCTATCATGTTTTACTTATGAATCTTGTAATCAGATGGTGCATTCGGATTTCCTGCATCGTAGAATTTAGGATAGCCGAAATTTTTCtgattatgtttatttatattgattggCTTGATTGACTTACTGGTACAGGAGTTTCTGAAGAGCTTTAAAAATGGTGGAGAAGACCAAAGGAAGGAAGGAGGAGGTAGTTAGCAGAGAGTATACTATTAACCTCCACAAACGCCTCCATGGCTGGTACGTTCATTTAATCTACCTTTCGTATgtgttttttgctttttaatgTTGTTGTGTAtgttttaacttattttacgTAGTGTTCTTTATGCGGGAGGAGTAACCTCGTTTTAGTggatttttttactttatttggaAGTGCGTGCTATGAATTTAATGTTGCTTCATTTGTCATAGAACAATGTAGATCGTTTAATATTGGTTTTACgtcaaatttagtttttaccGTCTATCGAACACTGTGGAAAATACCCCAGAGTCTATGTAGTTTGATGTTTGGAATCTGTTCTTAATTGAAGCTGTATTCATTGTTAGGCAACGACCGTACTTAATTAACTGGCGTTTCATTTAGGTACTGACCGAGTAAGAACTCGAAACTAGTTTTGTGTACGAATAGCCAGAATAACCATAGTTTCGCATATaaacatgtatttttttttaatttagaagttCTAACCGGTGCCTGTGACTGGGCTTGGTTTGTTGCCATATATGGGCGCTGTTACTTTTACTGATAtgttgatttttgtttatacGTTGATTTTTCTATGTAATAGACTATGATTGACGGTGTATAGTCATAGCCTCATACGTTCATCTCTACTCTATCTTCATAATTGTATGAGTAATGAGTAACCAAAAGAAGGTGTTGTGTAGTACTCATTAGCCCTTACTGTTTGTGAATGAACAGCACGTTTAAGAAGAAGGCTCCCAAGGCCATCAAGGAGATCAGGAAGTTTGCTGAGAATGCCATGGGCACAAAGGATGTGAGAGTAGATGTGAAGCTGAACAAGCATATATGGAGCAGGGGAATCAGGAGTGTGCCCAGAAGAATCAGAGTTCGCATTGCTCGCAAGAGAAACGATGATGAAGATGCCAAGGAAGAGTTGTACTCTCTCGTAACAGTTGCAGAAATCCCAGCAGAAGGACTGAAGGGACTTGGGACTAAAGTCATTGAGGAAGAGGATTGATTTGTCATCTGTTTTCGAGAAGAGGTGGTAAGATGAGATTAGGGTGTAGTTTTGATTTGTTGAATGAAAGAAGACTTGTCATGCTTAATTGTTGTGTTTggagatttttgttttagttaaagTAACTTATACTATTAAGTTCACATGTTTTTGGGTTACATTAACCGATCTTGTTAGCTCTTCGGCAAATCTTATCCGTGTTATGTAATTTAATCTGAAGACCAAGagcatttttcctttttattgaactaatgttttttgttttctcgaGCATGCGAAGGATTTTTATTTCCCGTTctcaaaaaagagagaataaacAGTTTATCTCCAATCGGGTTAGGGAGGAAGATGATAATTACAACTATTCTTcatgagagagagagtaaaTTCTTGTTTCCATTGCAACTATCAAATTTCcactcattcttttttataaatgcaCTCTATGGTTGAGCATCGGCCAGTTGATGTTGGTCTCCACTACCAATGTGTTGTTTTTCCTTCCAACATCATGAATCGTGAATAACGCAATGCATGCTTTTGATGGATGTATGTATATGGCCTCCTCCCATATATTCACTCTTTTTctattgaactttttttttttttacgtaaCCCCTCAACTATTTTTATGCATCACTTGATgggaaattttaaaaaatgaacagtattgaatattttgttggCACATTTATATTGAGATTTAACATCCATGGAGATGTAACCTCTGTGAGTTATTGCTTAGATAAATCTACACAGCAAAGACAACAATATATCCATATAATAGAAGCAAAATAGAGTGTGgaatgtttgaagttttttaCCAAAAGAAATATTCTAGCGTCAAAACTGATCTTCGatgttttttatatgtttttgtcGTGCACCTTTTGAGTTCAATGAATGTGCACTAATAAGTGAGATTGTATCTTTAGAATAGTTTATAGCACAAGAAAATGAGGTAAATGTTGTGAGATTGTATCTTTATAACAGTTAATAGCACAAGAAAATGAGCTAAATGTTGTAACTGGCTCCTTAGTGGTAGACCAAGGTGACACCCAAAACGTTTGAAAAATGGTATAacttacaaaaaataaaaaaacatccAATTTTGACTAATATCAGACGTCCAAAAGATTTACATCTAActattatatgattttttttagaaaatttgaagtttcttctCACAAAATTGATTGGTGAAGTTCTATACTccgtttttattttttgtgtcaAAACTAGTTCTccgtttttattttttgtgtcaAAACTagttctttattgttttttatatgcTTTTATCCTACACATCTTTAGTCCAATGTTTGGATTTGATGAGTAGACTCATTTTTGTATGGTCTAGTACACGGAAATAATTAGAGTTGCAATTGGTGCTCCTTAGTGGTAGGTAAGGTGACACCTAAAATATccctaaattttatatataactaGTAAGTCGTCTCATTTTAttgaagttgatttttttcttaaaaaaataaaatagtgatGCTCTAAACTCTATGTTTTGTTTATGCATCAAAATTAGTCGTCCaactgtttttctttatttgttttgtctCGCACCTCTTTGTTTCCATGATGGCCATAAAATAGTTGTGAAATCTAATGAGATGAAACACATGACACAAATTAAAGAGTACAAGTTAACACTAAAAGAGATTTGTAGTTgtaatcttattttattattagaatcattttaaataaataaaaacaaaattttgtttgagttaAGAGAGATTTGGGCCAATCTCATATTGGATGGGCCGCCCACGTTAACTAACCcactactatatatatatgttggtCCTATACCCTAACCCTAATCTTTGCCAATTTGCGTTCTTAGTTTCTAGGAAACGAAGCCGACAAGTCAGTCCACCGCTTATCAGATTCGCCATGGGTGACTCTCCCACTCTCTCAACTTCATTTAcgattcctttcttttcatctgTTTCATGTTCCTGATTTATCTGTTTCTTCATCTCTGTAATCTACATTCAGGTAAGGTTCATGGATCTTTGGCTCGTGCCGGTAAGGTGAGAGGCCAAACACCAAAGGTTGCTAAAcaagacaagaagaagaagccacGAGGACGTGCTCACAAACGGATGCAATACAACCGCAGATTCGTAACTGCCGGTATGTGTCTATTCTCGCAATTTTCTCTACCTCtcttattttgtaattatgtttctagttttttatgaattttaatttccGCTTGTAGTTGTTGGTTTTGGCAAGAAGAGAGGACCAAACTCGTCCGAGAAGTAAGAGACTCGAGAATTCGGCTGAACagccaattttttttcatgttatttggagatattttatactttctttagttcttttttgATGTGGTTAAGCTGACAATTTATCTTGACGATGATAGtattatttctttaagaaGTTATCTGTTTCATCATTTGATAATTGGCTTATGTTTTAGCAATCTGAGTTTTGTTCTGTTGTTTCGGTAGAAATTATTACTGGGAAACTGCTTTTGGAATCGTGTCCTTGAAGTGGGATATAGGATCAGTTAGAATTGATCTATTTCTCGTTATTAGGAGgtgaatttgaaattatttgtattttagagTCAATTCCGACCACTCCTAGACAAGAACTCTGAGACGCAGGTGTAGCCGACTTAGTTTAAGGAACTCCACCGCTGAAAACTTCCTTTTTGGTGCTTTGAAGCATTGATTCGATTAATTCTCCCACCATTTTCTAGTTGTATAAGAGGTGCTGTTAAGTGGTCCGTTTGAGGGGGTGGACAAGGTTATTGCTATCATAGACCTTAGTTCATCATTCTTAGGATTCTTCGTTATTTTGTCATTATATTTGTACATACAGGGATTGAACGCTTGAATCGTAATTGTTTGTACATTCATGCATTCATTCATTCTGAAGAACTATTCTTGGTCGTAGTTGTGAACCAATTAGTTGTTGgggattgaagaagaaagtgtTTTAAACCCTTGGACAATAACCCCATTGTATGTTCTCAGAAACAATATTTGGGTCTAGTGGTTGAAGTCTATATTTTCTTATGATATTTTCTCATAAGTAATTATAGGCTATAGTTCATCCGCAggttgctttttcttttttattccctATCTTACAGTTCATCTTGGCCCTCGTTAATAACCATGTTTTAACTTCATACTACGATCTTAACGACTCATTTATACCAttggtgtttttgtttttattaatgttttggGTGCTTCTTAGTCAACCAAAGATTTATCCCACATTTATTAGGCAAAACATGAATCCATAGTCTAAAGAAGTTAAGAGCAAAAGCATCAAAAGAAGCCGCTAGATGGCTAATTTGGACACTAAATAGAGAGAGGCATGTGtagcttattttctttttctctagaCATTTCCAACGAGATCCCACACTTATGGTCCCCATGTATTTGGGATCTATAAAGGtcagagaaaaggaaaaagatttAGATGTTATTAGATGTTAGATTTTCAAGTCTTTTTCAAACTTGCCAAAATATGGCTATATTTTTGTAGGCTATCATATCATTTGCCATTTTACAAATGTTTTGGGTGCCTCTTTAATCAACCACTGAAGCATCAAT
Coding sequences:
- the LOC101222561 gene encoding 40S ribosomal protein S30, with the protein product MLVLYPNPNLCQFAFLVSRKRSRQVSPPLIRFAMGKVHGSLARAGKVRGQTPKVAKQDKKKKPRGRAHKRMQYNRRFVTAVVGFGKKRGPNSSEK
- the LOC101212312 gene encoding zinc protease PQQL-like isoform X2, whose protein sequence is MEEYRGNRNATGRMQDAHWALMMEGSKYADRLPIGLEKVIKTVSAETVKKFYRKWYDLHNMAVIAVGDFSDTESVVEMIKEHFGHIQSACEPPHVPTFPIPSREEPRFSCFVESEAAGSAVMISYKMPADELKTVRDYRNLLVESMFLQALNQRFFKISRGKDPPFFSCSAAADPVVLPLKAFIMSSSCKEKGTVKALESMLTEVARVRLHGFSEREISIVRALLMSEIESAYLERDQMQSTNLRDEYLQHFLRNEPVVGIEYEAQLQKTLLPHISATEVSKYSAKLTSLCSCVIKIIEPRASATIDDLKNVVMNITCLEKERGITPWDEENIPEEIVSTMPNPGNIVQQKEYPNIGATEIFLSNGMRVCYKCTDFLDDQVIFTGFSYGALSELPEREYSSCSMGSTIAGEIGVFGYRPSVLMDILAGKRAEVGTKLGAYMRTFSGDCSPSDLETALQLVYQLFTTNVIPGEEDVKIVMQMAEEAVRAQERDPYTAFANRVKELNYGNSYFFRPIRLSDLKKVNPQRACEYFNKCFRDPSNFTVVVVGNINPSIALPLIQQYLGGIPKPPEPIMNFNRDDLKGLPFKFPTSIVREVVYSPMVEAQCSVQLCFPVELTNGTMVEEIHYVGFLSKLLETRMIQVLRFKHGQIYSAGVSVFLGGNKPSRIGPVRGDISINFSCDPEISSKLVDLALNEILRLQEEGPTDQDVSSILEIEQRAHENGLQENYYWLDRILRSYQSRIYSGDVGSSFEIQDEGRLNVRNSLTPLTAQLALQRILPFPCTKQYTAVILLPASYRFRKLKSFLRLGLSNPGRDSKILVGLASVAVLTFSLWRYWSTNKS
- the LOC101222160 gene encoding 60S ribosomal protein L31; translated protein: MVEKTKGRKEEVVSREYTINLHKRLHGCTFKKKAPKAIKEIRKFAENAMGTKDVRVDVKLNKHIWSRGIRSVPRRIRVRIARKRNDDEDAKEELYSLVTVAEIPAEGLKGLGTKVIEEED
- the LOC101212312 gene encoding zinc protease PQQL-like isoform X1; this translates as MDLLPAETSHAIKHRFRSLKLVTIDLNATLSEHPYGVRYGQLHNGLSYYVRSNSKPRMRAALALAVKAGSVLEEEDERGVAHIVEHLAFSATKKYTNHDIVKFLESIGAEFGACQNAATSADDTVYELFVPVDKPGLLSQAISILAEFSSEIRVSQDDLEKERGAVMEEYRGNRNATGRMQDAHWALMMEGSKYADRLPIGLEKVIKTVSAETVKKFYRKWYDLHNMAVIAVGDFSDTESVVEMIKEHFGHIQSACEPPHVPTFPIPSREEPRFSCFVESEAAGSAVMISYKMPADELKTVRDYRNLLVESMFLQALNQRFFKISRGKDPPFFSCSAAADPVVLPLKAFIMSSSCKEKGTVKALESMLTEVARVRLHGFSEREISIVRALLMSEIESAYLERDQMQSTNLRDEYLQHFLRNEPVVGIEYEAQLQKTLLPHISATEVSKYSAKLTSLCSCVIKIIEPRASATIDDLKNVVMNITCLEKERGITPWDEENIPEEIVSTMPNPGNIVQQKEYPNIGATEIFLSNGMRVCYKCTDFLDDQVIFTGFSYGALSELPEREYSSCSMGSTIAGEIGVFGYRPSVLMDILAGKRAEVGTKLGAYMRTFSGDCSPSDLETALQLVYQLFTTNVIPGEEDVKIVMQMAEEAVRAQERDPYTAFANRVKELNYGNSYFFRPIRLSDLKKVNPQRACEYFNKCFRDPSNFTVVVVGNINPSIALPLIQQYLGGIPKPPEPIMNFNRDDLKGLPFKFPTSIVREVVYSPMVEAQCSVQLCFPVELTNGTMVEEIHYVGFLSKLLETRMIQVLRFKHGQIYSAGVSVFLGGNKPSRIGPVRGDISINFSCDPEISSKLVDLALNEILRLQEEGPTDQDVSSILEIEQRAHENGLQENYYWLDRILRSYQSRIYSGDVGSSFEIQDEGRLNVRNSLTPLTAQLALQRILPFPCTKQYTAVILLPASYRFRKLKSFLRLGLSNPGRDSKILVGLASVAVLTFSLWRYWSTNKS